The sequence TTTACTTTGGGGTGTAGTCTGGAATAACAGATGATGTACTGGTTCTTATATCATCTAAGAACCCACAATAGCGTTTTAATGACAActatataattcttttttcattgaCATTTTGCGTAGAATGCTACTACTCATCTTCAGTTTTATTCCAGATAGACGGGTTCCCCTACAAAAACGGCTGATGCCTGCTAGACCATACCTTATAACTGAGGCTGGAGCATATTTTTGACTCCAGCTTTTATACAGTAGATGGCTATGCCACATAGTGCTCTTTTTTTCGTGAATAGcatatttaatgaatattttctcttCCTGCTTGCTGTAGTTATGTTGATAATACCTAATCTGGAATGGGCTTTTAAACTTCAGATCATTATGCCTATGCGTGACACTAATCTGATTGTCGATCTTTTTCAGGATGAATTGCGAAGATGTTGACGAAGACGCCGGAGAACTCTATTCGAACTTGAAACATTTGCCGCCGCCGATTACCGCAAATATTCTGTCCTTTATTCCGTGGCAAGAGAAGATTCAGTTCGTCACCGAAATCCTGCCTGAATGGAGAACGGGCCTTTACAGCACGGGCGCGTGGACGCACTTCCACATTCCTCACTTCATGCGACGCGGCGGAGAAAGCGACCACGAACACGAACTGCGCGAGTGCATCACCGAGTATGGCAAATATATCCAACATTTGACAGTGGCGCTCGTCGCGTTCAACTACAACCTCGACGACGTGAACATCCAACTGCTCGAGCATATCGCCAAGTGCTGTCGCAGTTTGCGAACTTTCCGCGTCGACCATCCATCGTCGGTTAGGTTCTACATGCAAGACGTGTTGCATCGTTACGCGAAGTTGCTGCATGATATCGCTGAGGTGAACTGTTACCTGCGCTCGGTGGCGCTGTGTGACATTACATACATGCCGTTCGACCGCGCGTTGGGTATGAACGAGTTTTTGTCGACATTTCTGCCGTATGACAAACTGACGAATTGCGTGACTAAACTCGAGCTGTGCGACTTCTACGACTACTCGCAGCCGTACGAATCGTTGTGTCGATTCACGAATCTGAAAATTCTCAAGATTCTCGTCGAGGTGTTGAACACAGACGTCATACTCGGCATGTGCGCGATGTCGCTCGAGCATCTCTACATCGTCAACAGCGGTTCGGCGATCAACGAAGAGTTCCGCGAGTCGGAACGCATCGACTGGGCGGCCGTCGCGAAAAAGAACCCGCATTTACGCGTGCACTATATCTATCAAGAGCGCACGATCAAAACGGACGACATCGTCGCGAACGAACTAGTGCAGTCGGTCGTGTTGGACAGTTTGTGCAACCCGGTGAACAGCGAAATCATGTTGACAATTATCTCGAATCAGGGTAAAAATTTGCAGACGTTCGCGCACTTGGACACGTACTGGGATTACAACGCGTACGGCGAGGATTTCGACTACGTCGGCTGTTTCTCGTTCATGTCGCGTAGCTGCGAGCGTTTGAAAGCGTTCATATCGACCGTGCGGATGTCGTGTCAGGCGTTGATGGAGATGGCCGAGTCGACCGCGTTCGAGCGCGTGCTCGTCGTCGCCGAGCAGCTGTTTCTCGATTTCGACTATTGCTGCAGCGAAGATTTGAACATGAAGTATTTTCAGCGGTTCATGCGCGATTCCGTCGGCTCGGGCTGGGAGTGCGCGTCGCAGAAAGACGTGCGCAGCAAAGTGCGCTTTCTTTACAAACTGTGAATTCATTCCGAATTTagtgtttttcaattttatcgaTTCTAATTGTTTGTTGATTGATAAAGTTTTGTGTTTGAAATAGCAAGATTCAACATGTTAACATGGACATAAGTGTTAACGTTGTTGGTTTCCACAAGTGACTCACTGTCAGATATCAATAAAGTAGAAATCCAcataaaaatgtaataaacTAGGAGAGAATCTAAACTTTCGT is a genomic window of Tubulanus polymorphus chromosome 5, tnTubPoly1.2, whole genome shotgun sequence containing:
- the LOC141906190 gene encoding uncharacterized protein LOC141906190, producing the protein MNCEDVDEDAGELYSNLKHLPPPITANILSFIPWQEKIQFVTEILPEWRTGLYSTGAWTHFHIPHFMRRGGESDHEHELRECITEYGKYIQHLTVALVAFNYNLDDVNIQLLEHIAKCCRSLRTFRVDHPSSVRFYMQDVLHRYAKLLHDIAEVNCYLRSVALCDITYMPFDRALGMNEFLSTFLPYDKLTNCVTKLELCDFYDYSQPYESLCRFTNLKILKILVEVLNTDVILGMCAMSLEHLYIVNSGSAINEEFRESERIDWAAVAKKNPHLRVHYIYQERTIKTDDIVANELVQSVVLDSLCNPVNSEIMLTIISNQGKNLQTFAHLDTYWDYNAYGEDFDYVGCFSFMSRSCERLKAFISTVRMSCQALMEMAESTAFERVLVVAEQLFLDFDYCCSEDLNMKYFQRFMRDSVGSGWECASQKDVRSKVRFLYKL